Proteins from a genomic interval of bacterium:
- a CDS encoding DUF3237 domain-containing protein: protein MALALEPLGRLDIHATASWSIGRGPRGTRSVTHFEKVVWTGPVVEAESRWANGSYLATEHVAEPQIRAFFETTDDEPAQLFLEYRARFQIDSVAREATGQPTPGENPVYLAGRIETDDDRYAWLNATQVVGKGGFDAARLVLSYEIYALR from the coding sequence ATGGCCCTGGCGCTCGAGCCGCTCGGTCGCCTCGACATCCATGCGACCGCGTCCTGGTCGATCGGGCGGGGGCCCCGCGGCACGCGTTCGGTCACCCACTTCGAGAAGGTCGTCTGGACCGGACCGGTCGTCGAGGCGGAGTCCCGCTGGGCGAACGGGAGCTATCTCGCGACCGAGCACGTCGCGGAGCCGCAGATTCGCGCGTTCTTCGAGACCACGGACGACGAGCCCGCCCAGCTCTTCCTCGAGTACCGGGCGCGATTCCAGATCGATTCCGTCGCCCGAGAAGCCACCGGCCAGCCGACCCCCGGCGAGAATCCCGTGTACCTGGCGGGAAGGATCGAGACCGACGACGACCGCTACGCCTGGCTGAACGCCACGCAGGTCGTCGGCAAGGGTGGCTTCGACGCGGCGCGGCTCGTGCTGAGCTACGAGATCTACGCGCTCAGGTAG
- a CDS encoding glucose 1-dehydrogenase, translating to MGRLDGKVAIVTGAARGQGAATARLFVSEGAKVVLTDLLEDEGEAVAGELGAAACFARHDVTSEDDWGRIVALAVERFGRLDVLINNAGIMQSTPVVDCSVDEFRGVLDVNLVGPFLGMKVAAPVMGETGGGAIVNVSSIQGIMGRAGTPGYTASKFGLRGLTKTAALELGALGVRVNSIHPGGVDTPLIRDAVPDGTDVTQEMLDAGHAHLPVPRIGRSEDIAPTSLFLASEEAAYITGAELVIDGGMTCGYGAGGGR from the coding sequence ATGGGCCGACTCGACGGCAAGGTCGCGATCGTGACGGGCGCGGCCCGCGGACAGGGCGCCGCGACGGCCCGCCTCTTCGTTTCCGAGGGGGCGAAGGTCGTCCTGACCGACCTCCTCGAAGACGAGGGGGAGGCCGTGGCCGGGGAGCTGGGGGCCGCCGCCTGCTTCGCCCGCCACGACGTCACGAGCGAGGACGATTGGGGACGGATCGTGGCGCTCGCGGTCGAGCGGTTCGGCCGCCTCGACGTGTTGATCAACAACGCCGGGATCATGCAGAGCACCCCCGTCGTCGACTGCAGCGTCGACGAGTTCCGTGGCGTCCTCGACGTCAATCTCGTCGGGCCGTTCCTGGGCATGAAGGTCGCAGCGCCCGTCATGGGCGAAACGGGAGGCGGCGCGATCGTCAACGTCTCCTCGATCCAGGGGATCATGGGTCGCGCGGGCACCCCGGGCTACACCGCCAGCAAGTTCGGCCTGCGGGGCTTGACCAAGACGGCGGCGCTCGAGCTGGGAGCGCTCGGCGTCCGCGTCAACTCGATCCATCCCGGCGGCGTCGACACGCCGCTGATCCGGGACGCGGTTCCCGACGGCACCGACGTCACCCAGGAGATGCTCGATGCGGGGCACGCCCACCTGCCGGTCCCGCGCATCGGTCGTTCCGAGGACATCGCCCCGACCTCCCTCTTCCTGGCGAGTGAGGAGGCCGCCTACATCACCGGCGCCGAGCTCGTGATCGACGGCGGCATGACCTGCGGCTACGGCGCCGGCGGAGGCCGCTGA